In Nicotiana tabacum cultivar K326 chromosome 17, ASM71507v2, whole genome shotgun sequence, one DNA window encodes the following:
- the LOC142171989 gene encoding uncharacterized protein LOC142171989 — translation MRIVILSRNKLGFIDDTCKKENYGINLVDLWECCNAIVLSWLMNCVSPKLLSGMVYSSNASAIWDDLKERFDKVDCSRSFQIHKEITFASQGTSLISTYFSKLRVPWAEFYSLAPILGYDCAKSREFVQFMERQKLLQFLMGLNESY, via the coding sequence ATGAGGATTGTAATCCTAAGTCGAAACAAGCTAGGTTTCATAGACGACACATGCAAAAAGGAGAATTACGGTATAAATCTCGTTGACCTCTGGGAATGTTGTAATGCGATTGTACTATCTTGGTTGATGAACTGTGTTTCACCGAAATTACTAAGTGGAATGGTGTATTCCTCAAATGCTAGTGCGATATGGGATGATTTGAAAGAGCGTTTTGATAAGGTGGATTGTTCTAGGAGTTTTCAGATCCACAAAGAAATTACTTTTGCTAGTCAGGGCACTAGCTTAATTTCAACTTACTTCTCAAAATTGAGAGTGCCTTGGGCAGAATTTTATAGTTTGGCACCAATTCTTGGCTATGACTGTGCCAAATCTCGTGAATTCGTTCAGTTTATGGAGCGCCAAAAGCTTCTACAGTTTCTGATGGGGCTAAATGAGTCATACTAA
- the LOC107801050 gene encoding uncharacterized protein LOC107801050 — protein sequence MFSTQTELGIEKSIFINPKTFHLTVLMLKLWNKDRFEAAAQVLQSVSPKVLDALESRPVSIRLKGLQMHFTINGYLDAAKDLGFIEQTFLEVIIDAFTEAGLVLEKDANRKLKDSISVDAVFKYFDHSIYKNRSGNADSFDARAIFGQYGSEEWGECLLREAHLSQRFVYGDNGYYHCCESIPFPEGM from the exons ATGTTTTCCACTCAAACAGAGTTGGGAATTGAGAAGTCCATCTTTATTAACCCAAAAACATTCCACTTGACTGTGCTCATGCTGAAGCTTTGGAATAAGGACCGTTTTGAAGCAGCTGCTCAGGTTTTGCAG AGtgtctcaccaaaagtacttgaTGCTTTGGAGAGCCGACCTGTGTCTATAAGACTGAAGGGTTTG CAAATGCACTTCACTATTAATGGCTATCTTGATGCAGCAAAGGATCTAGGATTCATTGAACAAA CCTTTCTAGAGGTCATCATTGATGCGTTCACTGAAGCTGGTCTTGTTCTTGAAAAAGATGCAAACCGGAAGTTAAAG GACTCTATTTCTGTTGATGCTGTGTTCAAATACTTTGACCATTCAatcta CAAAAATAGATCAGGAAATGCTGATTCCTTTGATGCACGAGCAATTTTTGGTCAGTATGGCTCGGAAGAATGGGGAGAGTGTCTTTTACGTGAAGCTCATCTTTCACAAAGGTTTGTGTATGGTGACAATGGCTATTACCATTGCTGTGAATCCATCCCATTTCCTGAAGGGATGTAG
- the LOC107801051 gene encoding uncharacterized protein LOC107801051, producing the protein MDRGNYRRGGGGGNRGRGRGRGGGNSEQEQGRGGGRGGSQMGSYNQQPPFQLPQQWDNQPRASGPGQYQGRGAPYNQQGTGQHLTAGQNPGRGGTAWPRPPPQQQPQQHGSSGGGTAWTRPPPKQRQQDVSSGSGTAWIRAPPQQPQQHGGGGSCGNQLQRDVEPSRSGASNVRSRGAPSGSSPSQSSGPIHQMDRQPVKKMAVESQNPDYSHFVSLPLAIYPELVNKLINFQNSVLGITEVSKSPTSESKASNY; encoded by the exons atggaCCGTGGAAATTACCGACGTGGTGGCGGTGGAGGTAACCGTGGTCGTGGCCGAGGCCGTGGTGGTGGTAACTCCGAACAGGAGCAAGGCCGTGGAGGCGGAAGGGGTGGGTCCCAGATGGGTTCATACAATCAGCAGCCACCATTTCAGCTTCCGCAACAATGGGATAACCAGCCAAGGGCATCTGGTCCGGGTCAATATCAGGGTCGTGGGGCTCCTTATAATCAGCAGGGTACGGGTCAGCACCTTACAGCTGGTCAGAATCCGGGTCGTGGTGGTACTGCTTGGCCCCGGCCACCACCGCAGCAGCAGCCACAACAACATGGTAGTAGTGGCGGTGGTACTGCTTGGACGCGACCACCACCGAAGCAGCGACAACAAGATGTTAGTAGCGGCAGTGGTACTGCTTGGATACGGGCACCGCCACAGCAGCCTCAGCAACATGGTGGTGGCGGCAGCTGTGGAAACCAGCTGCAACGGGATGTAGAACCGAGTAGATCAGGAGCATCAAATGTTCGTTCTAGGGGTGCACCTTCAGGCTCTAGTCCTTCTCAGTCTTCTG GTCCAATCCATCAAATGGATCGACAGCCTGTGAAAAAAATG GCAGTTGAAAGCCAAAATCCGGACTACTCTCACTTTGTATCGCTTCCATTAGCCATATATCCTGAACTGGTAAACAAACTCATCAACTTTCAGAACTCAGTTCTTGGAATTACTGAAGTGTCCAAGTCCCCTACCTCAGAATCAAAGGCTTCGAACTATTAG